TGGCGCGGAGCAGGCGGAGGCGCCCGCGGAGCCGCTGTACGTGCCGGCCGTGCAGCCCGTGCTGGAGGCGGAGCAGGAGCCCACGGGCGAGCGCGACGCGTTCGACCTGGCGGCGGAGCTGGCCGGGGAAATCGACAACCTGGGCGACGACTCCGCATCGGCGCCGCCGGCCGAGGAGGACTTCCAGTACTCGGTGGAGGAGGTCTTCTCCGAGTTCAAGAAGGGCCTGGCCAAGGTGGTGAAGCCGGAGGACGTGGACACGCACTACGACCTGGGCATCGCCTACAAGGAAATGGGCCTGCTGGACGACGCGCTCCACGAGTTCGACGTGGCCCGCCAGGGCTGCGTGGGCACCAAGCGCGAGCTCGACTGCATCACCATGATGGGCATGCTGCAGCTGCTGCGCGGTGATGCGCTGGCGGCCGTCGAGGTCTTCCGCGAGGGGCTCACCAACGCATACGTCGCGGGCGAGCCGGCCAAGGCGCTCGGCTTCGAGCTGGCGACGGCGTACGAGGCGGCGGGAGAGCCGGGCAAGGCGCTCTACCACTACCAGCGCGTGGCCGCGCTGGACGGGAAGTACCGCGACGTGGGGGGACAGGTGTCGCGCCTGGCCGCCTCCACCGAGCCGGAGGAAGACCCGCTTCCGTCCCATGCAGGCAACGGGGCCCGGGCCGGCGGCGGGGCCGCACCCGCGGCGGCCGTGGCGCCCACTCCGATGCCGGCGGCCGGCGCGTCCAAGGCGCGCAAGGTCGGCTACCTGTAGTCCACCCCGAGGTTCGGCGAGCCCATGACGACCTACCTCGACTTCTTCGAGCTGACCCAGGAGCCCTTCTCCAACGCTCCGGTGAGCCGCTTCTATTACAACTCCGCGCAGCACTCGCAGGCGCTCACCCGGCTGATGCACGCCGTGAGCTACATGAAGGGCCTGTCCATCCTCATCGGCGACATCGGCGCGGGCAAGACGACGCTGGCGCGCCGCATGCTCGACTCGCTGCCCGAGTCCGAGTACGAGGCCGCGCTGCTGGTCATCATCCACTCCGGCATCACCGCCAACTGGCTCTTGCGGCGCATCGCCCTGCAGCTGGGCGTGGAGAACCCGGCACAGGAGAAGCTGGCGCTGCTGTCGCAGCTGTACCAGCGCCTGCTGCAGATCTACGAGTCCGGCAAGAAGGCCGTCGTCCTCATCGACGAGGCGCAGATGCTGGAGACGCGCGAGCTGATGGAGGAGTTCCGGGGGCTGCTCAACCTGGAAGTGCCGGAGCGCAAGCTCATCTCCTTCGTCTTCTTCGGGCTGCCGGAAATCGAGAAGAACCTCAAGCTGGACCCGCCGCTCGCGCAGCGGGTGGCCATGCGCTACAAGCTGGAGCCCTTCACCGCCGAGTCCACCGAGGCGTATGTGAAGCACCGCCTCCGGCTCGCGGGCTGCCCGCGCATGCCGTTCTCGCCCGACGCGCTGCTGGCGGTGCACCAGCACTCGTCCGGCTCGCCGCGCGTCATCAACACGCTGTGCGACAATGCCCTCTTCGAGGCCTTCCTGGCGCGCCAGGAGACTGTCTCGGCCGAGCTGGTGCACCGCATCGGGAAGAACCTGGGCCTGCAGGGCATCAACACGCCCGCCCAGGAAGCAGGCGAGCGGGCAGGCGCCTCCGTCACGGCCCTCCCCCGGACGTCCAATAGCAAGGTGGATCTGGCGGAGATCGACCGCTACCTCGAAGGGCTGGGTAAGCTGTAGCGGCTTTGGCCTCCCCGAGCCGCAACGGTCCGCGCACGGCGCTCCTGCTGGTGCTCCTCGTCCTGTCGGGGAGCGTCATGCTGTTGCGCATGGAGGCCTCGTGGGAGGTGGCCTGCACGCTGGCGCGGCGCAACCTGCCGGACGTGCTCGGGCTGGACGTGGGCATCGGCCGCTGTGAGCTGGACCCGCTCGGCTCGCGCGTGCTGGTGCACGGCTTCTCGCTCTTCCTGCCGGGCACGGACACGCCGCTGGTGGCGGCGGACACGGCGGAGGTGCAGCTCGGCTTCCTGCGGCCGCTCACCGGCCGGCTGACGCTGGCGCTGGTGCGGGCCTCTCGGCCGCGCGTGACGCTGGACTTGTCGAAGCCGTCTCCGCCCGAGCCCGGCAAGAAGCCCGCGGGCTGCTTCCTGGACCCGCTGGAGCGGCTGCGGGTGGCGCGGCTGGACATCACCGGCGCGGAGCTGCGGCTGGCGCTGCCGGAGGGCCGCCGCGTGGAGGTGGGCGAGCTGGACGTGCGCTGGGTGGAGCGCTGGGGCGTCATCGAGCTGGACGTGGAGGCGCGCCGCGGGCTGGTGCGGCTGGGGCCGGACGGCCAGGAGCTGGCGCTGGCACAGCTGGCGGTGGCGGGCGCGGTGGACCCGGACGAGGCGCTGCTGGAGCTGGAGCGCGCGGAGGTGTCGCTGGACGACATCACCACCACCGTGTCCGGCCGCGTGGAGTCCCTGTGCGACCCGCACCTGGCGCTGGACGCGCAGGTGTTCCTGCCGCTGCGCACGCTGTCCCAGGCGAAGCTGGTGCCGAAGCCCGCCACCGGCCACCTCTGGACGCGCGTGTCCATCGCCGGCAAGCCAGCCTCTCCCGCGATTTCTCTGGAGCTGTCCGGCAGCGGGCTGGGCTACGACAGGTTCGGCCCCACCAACCTCACCGCGCGCCTGTCGTACTCGGGAGACGAGGTCCGCGTGGAGGACGTGGTGGTGCCGGTGGGCGCGGGGAAGGTGCGCGCCGAGGCCCGGCTGGGGCTGACGCCCAACTTCCCGCTGGAGGTGACGCTGTCCACGGAGGAGGCGTCGCTGGGGCGCATCCTGGACCGGGCCGGCGTGAAGGGCTCGTGGGTGGACTTCCCGGCCACGCTGGACGCGAAGCTGTCCGGCAACCTGCTGCCGCGCTTCTCGCTGGCGGGGCCGCTGGACCTGCGCACCGGGCCCTTCGTGCTGGCCACGCGCGCCTACGACGCGCCGGAGGCGGACGGGCTCACCATCCTGGAGTTCGACAAGGGCCGCGCCCAGGCGCAGGTGAAGCTGCAGGCGGACCGCGTGTCCTTCAACCAGATCACCGCGGAGTCCGGCCGCACGCGCGTGCATGGGGACGTGGGCCTGCTCATCGGCGACGGGCTGGGGCTGGACATCCACGGCCACGGCGACCTGGACCTGGCGGACTTCGGCCACATCGCCGGCCTGCAGTGGGCGGGGCGGGGGAGCGCCACGTACGCGATTTCGGGCCCCGCGTCGGAGGTCAAGATTGAAGCGGGCCTGTCCATGCGCGACTTCGTCTTCTGGAACCTCTCGCTGGGGGTGCTGCAGGGGAAGCTGGCGTACTCGGACGGGGTGCTGGGCTTCCCCTCCTTCACCGGCCAGAAGGGGCGCACGCAGTACTACGGCAAGGCGGGCGTGGAGTTCGGGCGGCTGCTGGGCCTGCGGCTGGAGGTGAATGTCCCGCAGGGGCGTACCGAGGACCTGGTGGACGTGGTGGCCGGCCTCAGCCCCTCGCTGGGGGTGCTGCAGGGGACGGTGAGCGGCACGGCCACGGGGCGGGTGGAGGTGGACAGCCCGGTGGAGAAGCTCGAGGGGCTGGTGGCCTTCGACGTGAAGGACACCGCCTACTACGGCCGCCGCCTGGGGGATGGCAGCCTGCGGCTGCGCTTCGTGGACGGCAAGGCGATGGTGCTGGAGCGCACCGAGCTGAAGGGGCCGCTGGGGCGCACGTGGGCGGATGGGACGTTCTTCTTCGCCGGCGGGCTGGACTACCGCTTCGGCGGGGCCGCCCTGTCGCTGGCGGAGGTGGTGGGGCCGGAGCTGGCGACGCCCATGGGCATCCAGGGGACGATGGTGATGGACGGCACGGTGTCCGGCACCGCCGACGTGCCGGTGGTGGACGCCACGCTGAAGGCCCCGAGCGTCAGCTTCGCCGACCGCAACCTGGGCGCCATGAGCCTCACCGGGCAGCTGGTGGGCCGGAACTTCGAGGTGAAGGGCCAGCCCTTCCAGGACGCCAATGGCCGGGTGCGCATCACCGTCCAGGATGACTGGCCCTACGAGGCGGAGGGCTCGCTGTCGTTGCCGGAAATCCGGCCGCTGCTGCCGTCGGGGCCGGTGTGGGCCGGCGTCTCCGGGCAGCTCGCCGGCACGGTGAGCGCGAAGGGGCTGTTGCTGGCGCCCGCCGGCTCGCAGGTGAGTGCCACGGTGGACCGGCTGGTGCTGTCGCGCGACGACCTGCGCGGGGAGAACGCGGGCCCCATCGTCCTGGCCTATGCGGGCGGGCGGCTGGACGTGCAGCCCTTCCGCTTCACGGGCCAGCACGTGGACCTGTCGCTGGGCGGGTGGATGAGCCCGCGCGGCATGGCCGTCACCCTGCGGGGCGGCGGCGACGTGCGCCTGCTGGAGTCGATGCTCCCCTCCATGGTGGAGCGCGCCACCGGCCGCGTCACCGTGGACGCGGAGGCCACCGGCACGCTGGAGTCGCCGTCGGTGGTGGGCATCGTCGAGCTGCTCGACTTGCGGCTGGCGCTGCGGGACTGGCCCGTCAACGTGCGCAACCTGTCCGCGCGCCTGGAGATGACGGGCCAGCGCGTGCTGCTGGAGCATCTCCAGGCCCAGCTCAACGAGGGCCGGGTGTCCGCGCGCGGTGACGTGCGGCTGGAGCGCTTCCTGCCCCAGCGGCTGGGCCTCACGGTGCAGCTGGACGAGGTGCCCTACCGCCTCACGGAGGACCTGCCGGCCACCTTCTCCGGACTGCTCCAGGTGATTGGCCCGCCGCAGGGCTTCACCGTCACGGGCGGGCTGGACATCGTCAAGCTGCGCTACCAGAAGGCGCTGGACGTGGAGTCGCTGCTCAAGTCGCTCCAGAAGCGCAGCCACGTGGTGGCGTCGTCCTCCACCTCCGCTTCGGGGGAGCCGCAGAAGCCGTGGGTCATCTGGGACGTGAATGTGCACCTGGGCGACGTGCGGGTGGACAACAACCTGGCCAAGGCCCGCCTGCTGGGCGACCTGCGGCTGACGGGGACGGACCTGCGGCCGGGCCTGCTGGGGCGGATGGAGCTGGCCGAGGGCAGCCAGGCGTTCTTCCGCAACAACCCCTTCACCATCAGCCAGGGGCAGCTCGAGTTCCAGGACCCCACCAGCATCGACCCCGTCTTCGAGGTGCAGGCCCAGACGCAGGTGCGCGAGTACGTGGTGAAGCTGCACGCCTTCGGCAAGCCGGCGGACCCGCAGATCCTCCTCTCCTCGGAGCCGGCGCTGGTAGAGGGGGACATCGTCTCCCTGCTCACCCTGGGCTTCA
The window above is part of the Pyxidicoccus xibeiensis genome. Proteins encoded here:
- a CDS encoding ExeA family protein, which produces MTTYLDFFELTQEPFSNAPVSRFYYNSAQHSQALTRLMHAVSYMKGLSILIGDIGAGKTTLARRMLDSLPESEYEAALLVIIHSGITANWLLRRIALQLGVENPAQEKLALLSQLYQRLLQIYESGKKAVVLIDEAQMLETRELMEEFRGLLNLEVPERKLISFVFFGLPEIEKNLKLDPPLAQRVAMRYKLEPFTAESTEAYVKHRLRLAGCPRMPFSPDALLAVHQHSSGSPRVINTLCDNALFEAFLARQETVSAELVHRIGKNLGLQGINTPAQEAGERAGASVTALPRTSNSKVDLAEIDRYLEGLGKL
- a CDS encoding translocation/assembly module TamB domain-containing protein, encoding MASPSRNGPRTALLLVLLVLSGSVMLLRMEASWEVACTLARRNLPDVLGLDVGIGRCELDPLGSRVLVHGFSLFLPGTDTPLVAADTAEVQLGFLRPLTGRLTLALVRASRPRVTLDLSKPSPPEPGKKPAGCFLDPLERLRVARLDITGAELRLALPEGRRVEVGELDVRWVERWGVIELDVEARRGLVRLGPDGQELALAQLAVAGAVDPDEALLELERAEVSLDDITTTVSGRVESLCDPHLALDAQVFLPLRTLSQAKLVPKPATGHLWTRVSIAGKPASPAISLELSGSGLGYDRFGPTNLTARLSYSGDEVRVEDVVVPVGAGKVRAEARLGLTPNFPLEVTLSTEEASLGRILDRAGVKGSWVDFPATLDAKLSGNLLPRFSLAGPLDLRTGPFVLATRAYDAPEADGLTILEFDKGRAQAQVKLQADRVSFNQITAESGRTRVHGDVGLLIGDGLGLDIHGHGDLDLADFGHIAGLQWAGRGSATYAISGPASEVKIEAGLSMRDFVFWNLSLGVLQGKLAYSDGVLGFPSFTGQKGRTQYYGKAGVEFGRLLGLRLEVNVPQGRTEDLVDVVAGLSPSLGVLQGTVSGTATGRVEVDSPVEKLEGLVAFDVKDTAYYGRRLGDGSLRLRFVDGKAMVLERTELKGPLGRTWADGTFFFAGGLDYRFGGAALSLAEVVGPELATPMGIQGTMVMDGTVSGTADVPVVDATLKAPSVSFADRNLGAMSLTGQLVGRNFEVKGQPFQDANGRVRITVQDDWPYEAEGSLSLPEIRPLLPSGPVWAGVSGQLAGTVSAKGLLLAPAGSQVSATVDRLVLSRDDLRGENAGPIVLAYAGGRLDVQPFRFTGQHVDLSLGGWMSPRGMAVTLRGGGDVRLLESMLPSMVERATGRVTVDAEATGTLESPSVVGIVELLDLRLALRDWPVNVRNLSARLEMTGQRVLLEHLQAQLNEGRVSARGDVRLERFLPQRLGLTVQLDEVPYRLTEDLPATFSGLLQVIGPPQGFTVTGGLDIVKLRYQKALDVESLLKSLQKRSHVVASSSTSASGEPQKPWVIWDVNVHLGDVRVDNNLAKARLLGDLRLTGTDLRPGLLGRMELAEGSQAFFRNNPFTISQGQLEFQDPTSIDPVFEVQAQTQVREYVVKLHAFGKPADPQILLSSEPALVEGDIVSLLTLGFTSSDRDTAATASAGLAAEALFNVSGLDRQLQRFLPSNPVLRDLSLQIATTYNDATRQAEPTAQLESKFLSEQLKIGMTQPVSGRGTRARAEYRFDDRLSAQAQWDNENSEASFGNLGLELKLSWEVE